The genome window TAATAGACACATTGACCACCACCAAAGTGGTTTATTTAGCGGTTTAGTTTTCAGCTTTAAAGTACATAAAATAAAGATAAAATATGCTACAAAAGAGCCAAATATAAAGTTTAGCGCGGTGATAAAATCACCTAATTCACTTTCCATTGTTGGTTGAAACCCTTTGATTCTAATAATTATAAATAATGCATATAAAATTATTGGAAATGAAAAAAGTTTTACTAAATCTAGACTGTGTAACTTAAACATATATCCCTCTTCTTAATATCATCTGACTATCGATAAATCCATTGAATCTACGTTAACCCAGATTGGCATCATTATTTTCCGTGGATGGTCTTGTATTCTTCGTGTTTAATGCCAAAAAAACCTGCAATTGTGCCAATTGCAGAAGAAAAGCGGAATAAGCCATTAATTACTTTTGTTTTATTTCGGGTGATCAAACCAAGCAAGCAATACCCAAATCCTCTCAAAATTCTTATCCCGCACATGAATAGACAATTAGCAATGGCTTTAATCTTTGGCTCCTCAAACAAATGGCTGCGGGTGTAGCCAATACCAGATCTAAACCCCCGCTTTAAAAACCATCTAATGGTTGCTCTTGATTTAGGAAATTCCTCTATTACTGGAGCGTCGGTATAAAAAGCACTAAAACCTGCTCTGGTACACTTTAAAGCGAAATGATAATCACTAGCACCTGTGGTGGCGAATCTAGCATCAAAAGCGGGGACAACTTGTTCAAGAACATGCCTGCTGATCAGTAAGTTGTTGGTGTAGTATGTTGTTAAAATGTCGCCTTCGTGGTGAGTGTTCTTTCCGTAAATTAAATCGATGGCCCAGTACGGTGTGCCCTCTTCACCAACTGAAATAACATGACTAGTCATTATGTCGGCTTGATATAATGCTTGCCTGTCCAGCAGTTTCTGTGCCCAGCTTTCATCGGCCGGCCATTCATCATCGTCTATAAAGAATAGAAATTGAGAGTCGCTTGCTAAAAACGTTGTTACACATCGATTGCGGGCGGCAACGATGCCTTTAATTGGCTCTGTTTGATAAATAATGGTGTGAGGGGAATCTTTCTGCAGTTTAATAACGACTTCTTTAGTAGCCAGGTCACAATCATTATCAACAACCAAGATATCAAGAGTAATGTTGTTGCTAACGATTTGTTTACAAAGCGCCTGTAATAATCTTTTCAACCAAGCGGGACGTTTACAGGTTATCACTGCTATGGTTGCGTGCTTGTTATTACTGGCCATTTTGAACCCTCGATTTATTGCTCATCGCGGAGCCTTTATTTTATTGTCTTTAATGATAGCACTTACTCGAAAAATCACTTGCTAATTGCTCGTTATTTTTACTGAAAAATATCGTTCACCGATGAGCGCCACAAGACTGAATTGACAAAATCGAAATCAAAAATTTGTAATTAATAGCAACTAAGTGTATTCGGATCTGTGCCTAGCTTGAAAGAGGTATTTATTATTCCTATACTTTTAGAAATCCAGCTTAAAGAGCATTTGATCATTGACTTTTGAATCTCCAAATAGCAAAGGAATAATGAAATAGGTATGGTTTCTAAACCAAGGAAAAACAATGAAAAGCCTAAGAATCGCCGTATTGGTTAGTCCGGATCCATCAGATATTTATTTTGCCAATAAAATAATGGAAGCCATTGATGTGGAAGTGGTTTTTGTCGAAACTAAATTTAGGGAAGAAAACAATCTCCAGCGCTATCTAAAGTTTTTCAAGGCATTGTTTAACCCTGTTAAAGTCATTACTAAATTGCGCGATTCCCGTTTAAGAAAACAATTAGACCACCGTAGTGGTACGATTGCCGCCGAAGGATTTGGTGATGCAGGTAAGCAGATATTCCCTAAGAACGGGACGACCGTTATCTATACTGACGGGCCAAAAGATTTAAATTCATCGATTAACGTGGCGCGATTAAAGGCGTTTAAAGTGGATCTAATTGTCTGTTGCGGTTGCTCTATCCTTAATAATTCTGTCATTAGTATTCCCCGCTTAGGCGTTTTAAACCTTCACGGCGGACTGTCGCAACGTTACCGAGGAATATTACCTATCCTCTTTTCCATCAATAATAATGAACCTGAATATATCGGTTTAACTGTACATTACGTTCGCCAGGGTATAGATGACGGGGAGGTTATTTATCAAGCCCGGCCAGTAATTTGCCTGGATGATAATCCAGAAAGTATTTATATAAAAATTGTAAAGTTGGGCATTGAAAATATGCTCCAGGCTATTGCTGATATAGCATACGGAAAAATTAAAAGTTACAAACTTATAGAAAAGGGGAAGCTGTATACGGCAAAAATGGCTACGGCAGAAGTTATTGCCAAAGCATGGGAGGGCAGTGAATTGGTGATTGCTAGCTACCTCGCAAATAAAGATGAACAAGATAAAGAAGTGCTGATGATGTTAAATAAACATTATTCAACGGATAGCATTTCGACATGAGATTAGTGCTATGAATTCTAAAATTCAATACCGTCTTATCGATGATCCGGAAATTCTGGCGAAAATGCGCCCTTCTTGGGACAGGTTGTTACAACAAACCAATAATGACAATATTTATATCACTTGGGAGTGGTTAAGCCACTGGTGGCAGGTTTACCATGAGGGGCGTTCGCTTTTCATTGTTATTGCTGAGCGGGATAATGAATTAGTTGGTTTGCTCCCTTTACTGCGCCGTAAAATAACCTATTATCGCTGCTTCAAATTTAGACGAATTGAGTTTCTCAGTACCGGCGAAACTGAAGAAGAAGAAGTGTGCCCAACAATAATGAATTGTTCAATTCTACCTGGCTTAGAACAGCAAGTTTGCGAAGGTTTCATCCATTTTCTTGTTGACGAGTTAGGAGATGAATGGGACGAGTTGCGGATGACTCCTCTAGTAATGGATGATCTGAAAACGAAGCATTTTTCCCGCTGTTTTGCGACACAACGTAACTATCTGTGTAGAACAGAGGAGCAGGGGATTAATGCTTATACCGATTTAAGTAATGGTTGGGATGAGTTGTCAAAATCTTTCGGTAGGAAAACCAGAAAAGGTCTTAGAAGGGGGCGAAAATTTATCGCTGAGACTCAGGACTCAGGCTATAGATTTCTAGAAAATACCGAGGATTTTGATTATTTTTATGACGCGTTTGTTGAACTACACAGTAAACGTTGGAATAACAGCAGTATCTTTGATAACTCAAATTTTGCTAGGTTCCAACGACAAGTTTGTAAGGACATATTTGAAAAAGGCTGGTTAATGTTAT of Thalassotalea fonticola contains these proteins:
- a CDS encoding glycosyltransferase; this encodes MASNNKHATIAVITCKRPAWLKRLLQALCKQIVSNNITLDILVVDNDCDLATKEVVIKLQKDSPHTIIYQTEPIKGIVAARNRCVTTFLASDSQFLFFIDDDEWPADESWAQKLLDRQALYQADIMTSHVISVGEEGTPYWAIDLIYGKNTHHEGDILTTYYTNNLLISRHVLEQVVPAFDARFATTGASDYHFALKCTRAGFSAFYTDAPVIEEFPKSRATIRWFLKRGFRSGIGYTRSHLFEEPKIKAIANCLFMCGIRILRGFGYCLLGLITRNKTKVINGLFRFSSAIGTIAGFFGIKHEEYKTIHGK
- a CDS encoding formyl transferase produces the protein MKSLRIAVLVSPDPSDIYFANKIMEAIDVEVVFVETKFREENNLQRYLKFFKALFNPVKVITKLRDSRLRKQLDHRSGTIAAEGFGDAGKQIFPKNGTTVIYTDGPKDLNSSINVARLKAFKVDLIVCCGCSILNNSVISIPRLGVLNLHGGLSQRYRGILPILFSINNNEPEYIGLTVHYVRQGIDDGEVIYQARPVICLDDNPESIYIKIVKLGIENMLQAIADIAYGKIKSYKLIEKGKLYTAKMATAEVIAKAWEGSELVIASYLANKDEQDKEVLMMLNKHYSTDSIST
- a CDS encoding GNAT family N-acetyltransferase — protein: MNSKIQYRLIDDPEILAKMRPSWDRLLQQTNNDNIYITWEWLSHWWQVYHEGRSLFIVIAERDNELVGLLPLLRRKITYYRCFKFRRIEFLSTGETEEEEVCPTIMNCSILPGLEQQVCEGFIHFLVDELGDEWDELRMTPLVMDDLKTKHFSRCFATQRNYLCRTEEQGINAYTDLSNGWDELSKSFGRKTRKGLRRGRKFIAETQDSGYRFLENTEDFDYFYDAFVELHSKRWNNSSIFDNSNFARFQRQVCKDIFEKGWLMLSLLTIDNKIISGNLDYCHGDTVYGYLTAYDPDFKTKLSLGLLGMSYCLEHSSNNTYKKYDWYRVTDKGNYKKHFSPNIRYMVTFNCQKQTLNSILYTGARKIVLALKRLRRQQLKRFSLGND